From a region of the Pseudodesulfovibrio senegalensis genome:
- the thyX gene encoding FAD-dependent thymidylate synthase has product MPEKELRVDLLSVTPHALSLIYAAFRQCYHAGFVADMWPRLLNGEIEREVQADFVRKVLDSGHDSPVEHVSFTYAIEGISRACSHQLVRHRIASYSQQSQRYVTDSMEYVLPPAIARIPEAKKRFERFMEEVGAAYGDLHDILVANGRKSKANEDARFVLPQAAETKIVVTMNCRSLLHFFSLRCCMRAQWEVRAMAQQMLELAKKELPAIFETAGARCEQLGYCPESPKFACGKYPTREQGA; this is encoded by the coding sequence ATGCCTGAAAAAGAACTCAGGGTGGATCTGTTGAGCGTGACCCCACATGCGCTTTCCCTGATCTATGCCGCGTTCCGGCAGTGTTACCATGCCGGTTTCGTGGCCGATATGTGGCCGCGTCTGCTCAATGGCGAGATCGAACGTGAAGTGCAGGCCGATTTTGTACGCAAGGTTTTGGATTCCGGACACGATAGTCCTGTCGAACACGTCAGCTTCACGTATGCCATCGAAGGAATATCCCGGGCCTGTTCACACCAGCTGGTGCGCCATCGCATTGCTTCCTATTCCCAGCAGAGCCAGCGGTATGTCACCGATTCCATGGAATACGTGCTTCCGCCGGCCATTGCCCGCATACCCGAAGCAAAAAAGCGTTTTGAACGGTTCATGGAAGAGGTTGGTGCTGCCTACGGCGACCTTCACGATATTCTCGTGGCCAACGGCCGCAAGTCCAAGGCCAATGAGGATGCGCGCTTTGTTCTGCCTCAGGCGGCCGAAACCAAGATCGTTGTGACCATGAATTGTCGCAGCCTGCTTCATTTTTTCAGTCTTCGCTGCTGTATGCGCGCTCAATGGGAAGTGCGGGCCATGGCTCAGCAGATGTTGGAACTGGCCAAAAAGGAACTGCCTGCCATTTTCGAAACAGCCGGTGCGCGGTGCGAGCAGTTGGGGTATTGCCCGGAATCTCCGAAATTCGCGTGCGGGAAATATCCCACAAGGGAGCAGGGCGCTTAA
- a CDS encoding AsmA family protein, giving the protein MNKKYIFIGGGVLVVAIIGFIIMAILNLGSLIKLAVEEVGPKLTQSEVKLDSADISFLSGSGELDGLLVGNPKGYSAPNAIKVGNIRMTVDKGSLTTDRIIIREIVILAPEITYEKKGKTDNFKALIANVNKAIASEKKQEKSNDSGSKEEAGSQKKVQIDNLIIKNGKVNLAGGLLKTFGDKGMGINLPDIHLKDIGKKKDTTPAQAFALVLNEMTKGIGSSVGNVAKTLQDTLKKGLESGGGAVDNVTKGIKSLFGGDE; this is encoded by the coding sequence ATGAACAAAAAGTACATTTTCATCGGTGGCGGCGTGCTTGTGGTGGCAATCATCGGTTTCATCATCATGGCCATCCTGAATCTTGGATCGCTCATCAAGCTGGCCGTGGAGGAAGTCGGCCCCAAACTCACGCAGTCCGAAGTAAAACTTGACTCCGCTGACATATCATTCCTTTCCGGCTCCGGCGAACTGGACGGTCTGCTCGTGGGCAACCCCAAAGGTTACTCCGCGCCCAATGCCATCAAGGTGGGCAACATCCGCATGACCGTGGACAAGGGATCCCTGACCACGGACCGCATCATTATTCGTGAAATCGTGATACTCGCCCCGGAAATCACCTATGAAAAGAAAGGCAAGACCGACAACTTCAAGGCACTGATCGCCAACGTAAACAAAGCCATTGCCAGCGAAAAGAAACAGGAAAAAAGCAACGACTCCGGTTCCAAGGAAGAAGCAGGCTCCCAGAAAAAAGTACAGATCGACAACCTGATCATCAAGAACGGCAAGGTCAACCTTGCCGGTGGACTGCTCAAGACCTTCGGCGACAAAGGCATGGGCATCAACCTGCCCGACATCCACCTCAAGGACATCGGCAAGAAAAAGGATACCACCCCGGCTCAGGCGTTCGCTCTGGTGCTCAACGAAATGACCAAGGGCATCGGCTCTTCGGTCGGCAACGTTGCCAAGACCCTGCAGGACACCCTCAAGAAGGGGCTCGAATCCGGCGGCGGCGCAGTGGACAACGTCACCAAGGGCATCAAGAGCCTGTTCGGCGGCGACGAATAA
- a CDS encoding shikimate kinase → MAGKTQFIKRKQEVSEADKTKVFAKGERREDFADMWSNTGNILLVGLPGSNRVALGRELAARMGIQLCQPADMDALQRDCAEGNRVIVVPTAILEQPENVSFVHGAGKVFYLMADARQLAERLEDRSPSGDADSLWRECALRLEAGQAAFMTALHFIVQASGSVEDMAEDVMEKVSW, encoded by the coding sequence ATGGCTGGAAAAACGCAATTCATCAAACGAAAACAGGAAGTTTCCGAAGCGGATAAGACCAAGGTCTTTGCCAAGGGAGAACGTCGCGAGGACTTCGCGGACATGTGGAGCAACACCGGAAATATTCTTTTGGTTGGACTTCCCGGGAGTAACCGTGTCGCCCTTGGGCGTGAATTGGCCGCCCGCATGGGCATCCAGCTGTGTCAGCCGGCGGACATGGATGCGCTGCAGCGCGATTGTGCCGAGGGCAACCGTGTGATCGTTGTCCCCACGGCCATACTGGAACAACCTGAGAACGTTTCGTTCGTGCATGGTGCGGGCAAAGTCTTTTACCTCATGGCTGATGCCCGCCAACTGGCAGAACGCCTGGAGGACAGGTCGCCTTCCGGGGATGCCGATTCGCTCTGGCGTGAGTGTGCCCTAAGGCTCGAGGCCGGGCAGGCCGCATTCATGACCGCGCTGCATTTCATTGTGCAGGCGTCGGGTTCCGTGGAGGACATGGCTGAAGATGTCATGGAAAAGGTGTCATGGTAG
- the tsaB gene encoding tRNA (adenosine(37)-N6)-threonylcarbamoyltransferase complex dimerization subunit type 1 TsaB: protein MTSADCSHDGTGLTLALNGCEERLQFVLGSESGTLLASRQWTVPGQSVRFLVPGIAETMESLGLPMKDISRIAAVRGPGSFTGMRLVLAAAMGLAAGHATPVAGLDYLPLLAAGPAPLLDGVVHVLTYARRGLVYMQSFDAPQALPQSAPRALGIAEACEAVAGGDPLACLLGSGLRKNPEQIAALTAHMPGLRILDTRWDNPTPEALLRAAQNAEAVPGDIEPLYLRASDAEDNLPQIAAKRGMDPKQAQKRLYKYS, encoded by the coding sequence ATGACATCCGCAGACTGCTCTCATGACGGCACAGGCCTGACACTGGCCCTCAACGGCTGCGAGGAACGCCTCCAATTCGTTCTCGGCAGCGAGTCCGGAACCCTGCTGGCTTCACGCCAGTGGACCGTACCGGGCCAGTCCGTCAGATTCCTTGTGCCGGGAATTGCCGAGACAATGGAGTCCCTCGGCCTGCCCATGAAGGACATCTCCCGCATTGCAGCGGTACGAGGACCGGGAAGCTTCACAGGGATGCGCCTTGTGCTTGCTGCGGCCATGGGGCTGGCCGCCGGGCACGCCACGCCCGTGGCCGGACTGGACTACCTGCCCCTGCTGGCGGCAGGTCCGGCCCCCCTGCTCGACGGTGTCGTGCACGTGCTGACCTACGCCCGCCGCGGTTTGGTGTACATGCAGAGCTTTGACGCCCCGCAGGCCCTGCCCCAAAGTGCTCCTCGCGCCCTGGGCATTGCCGAGGCCTGCGAAGCCGTGGCCGGCGGCGACCCGCTCGCCTGTTTGCTGGGCAGCGGACTGCGCAAGAACCCCGAACAAATCGCAGCGCTGACCGCCCACATGCCGGGACTGCGCATTCTGGACACACGCTGGGACAACCCCACACCGGAGGCCCTGTTGCGCGCGGCACAGAATGCCGAGGCCGTTCCCGGCGATATCGAGCCTCTCTACCTGCGAGCATCGGATGCCGAGGACAACCTGCCTCAGATAGCCGCCAAACGCGGTATGGACCCGAAACAGGCCCAAAAACGGCTGTACAAGTACTCCTGA
- the rseP gene encoding RIP metalloprotease RseP, with product MTSIIAVIVVLGGLIFFHELGHFVVARLLGMGVKAFSLGFGPRIFGFRSGNTDYRLSAFPLGGYVQLAGESGEPEEDDLFPENKLFSARPPWQRMLVVAAGPVFNFLLAFLCFWGLLLANGEMVMAPTVGEVVQGSPAQTAGIQSGDTVLSINGLKVTYWRDMVEEIRKEGIRPLQLEVDRNGTTERFTLTARLESHKNLFGEDVKIPIVGVKASGEMTSIPVEGSGFVPAMEQTWYSMKMVVMGFVKLVERIVPLDTIGGPIFLMQAVHEGTKSGINELIYLTAIISINLGIINLLPIPVLDGGHIVYFTLEMIMRRPVSDRWRALATRIGIMFLLALMTLAIYNDIRRLLS from the coding sequence TTGACGAGTATCATCGCAGTCATCGTCGTCCTTGGCGGCCTCATATTCTTTCATGAACTCGGACATTTCGTGGTTGCCCGGCTTTTGGGCATGGGTGTAAAAGCCTTCTCCCTCGGCTTCGGCCCCAGAATCTTCGGCTTCCGCTCAGGCAACACGGACTACCGTTTGTCGGCCTTTCCGCTGGGCGGATACGTGCAACTGGCCGGGGAATCCGGCGAACCTGAAGAGGATGACCTGTTTCCCGAAAACAAACTCTTCTCAGCACGTCCGCCATGGCAGCGCATGCTGGTGGTGGCGGCCGGTCCGGTATTCAACTTCCTGTTGGCCTTTCTCTGCTTCTGGGGCTTGCTGCTGGCCAACGGCGAAATGGTCATGGCGCCCACTGTGGGCGAAGTTGTTCAGGGTTCCCCGGCACAGACGGCCGGAATCCAGTCCGGCGACACCGTGCTGTCCATCAACGGCCTCAAGGTCACCTACTGGCGCGACATGGTGGAAGAAATCCGCAAGGAAGGCATCCGTCCGCTCCAGCTTGAAGTGGACCGCAACGGCACCACGGAACGATTCACCCTGACCGCGCGGCTGGAAAGCCACAAAAACCTGTTCGGCGAAGATGTGAAAATTCCCATCGTGGGGGTCAAGGCCTCGGGAGAGATGACCTCCATACCTGTGGAGGGTAGCGGGTTCGTTCCGGCCATGGAACAGACGTGGTACTCCATGAAAATGGTGGTCATGGGCTTTGTAAAGCTGGTTGAGCGCATTGTTCCGCTCGATACCATCGGCGGCCCCATCTTCCTGATGCAGGCCGTGCACGAGGGCACCAAGTCCGGCATCAACGAACTCATCTACCTGACCGCCATCATCAGCATCAACCTCGGCATCATCAACCTGCTGCCCATCCCTGTGCTGGACGGCGGGCACATCGTCTATTTCACGCTGGAAATGATCATGCGCCGCCCGGTCAGCGACCGTTGGCGCGCCCTTGCCACGCGCATCGGCATCATGTTCCTGCTCGCACTCATGACACTGGCCATATACAATGACATCCGCAGACTGCTCTCATGA
- the dnaA gene encoding chromosomal replication initiator protein DnaA, whose translation MTTTAWNQILNSLEKSLNPAMFTVWIKPLKGVVDGNRIRITAPNDFVANWVRDRLLSSICDAARQVLSTEPVIDIAVLGDRPAQAVRRKTKIKPAPAAAPRQAGLPIVQVPKASTVNWRFSFDDFVVGPSNELACAASKSLCADCMHSDHLFLSSAPGLGKTHLLQSIGRDLSRKANRKNINVACLSAEQFANRLVMAIRANSMNQFKTQFRETVDVLLLEDIHFFQGKEKMQNELLCTLNALRERGCRVVLTSPYLPRELNGIDSQLVSRFCSGFLANIERPDLQTRRLIVQEKARKLQVDVPVEVSDLLAERITTDIRQLESCLNNLVLKARLLNRAVTMDLAWDVLENYAAANASPDFRHIIDFVCKSYDLSEDQLVSKSRKRQIVLARNTAFYLARKHTDLSLKAIGDKLGRRHSTVLKGITNLEREISSKTPLGRQISQTVDRLTA comes from the coding sequence ATGACGACGACTGCCTGGAACCAAATACTCAACTCTCTTGAAAAGAGCCTGAACCCTGCGATGTTCACCGTGTGGATCAAACCCCTGAAAGGGGTGGTCGACGGGAACCGCATTCGGATTACTGCCCCCAACGATTTCGTTGCCAACTGGGTCAGGGACAGGCTGCTTTCTTCCATCTGCGATGCTGCCAGGCAAGTTTTGTCCACGGAGCCCGTAATCGATATTGCCGTGCTCGGTGATCGCCCTGCCCAGGCGGTACGCAGAAAAACCAAAATAAAACCCGCCCCGGCTGCCGCTCCCCGGCAGGCTGGGCTTCCCATCGTGCAGGTTCCCAAGGCCTCCACGGTCAATTGGCGTTTTTCCTTTGATGATTTCGTGGTCGGGCCTTCCAATGAATTGGCGTGTGCCGCAAGCAAGAGCCTGTGTGCCGACTGCATGCATTCAGACCATCTTTTCCTGAGTTCGGCCCCCGGACTGGGCAAGACGCATCTGCTGCAATCCATTGGGCGCGATCTTTCCCGAAAAGCCAATCGCAAGAACATCAATGTGGCCTGCCTGTCCGCCGAACAATTTGCCAACCGTCTGGTCATGGCCATTCGCGCCAACAGCATGAACCAGTTCAAGACCCAGTTCCGCGAAACCGTGGATGTGCTCCTGCTGGAAGATATTCATTTCTTCCAGGGCAAGGAAAAGATGCAGAACGAGTTGCTTTGCACGCTCAACGCCCTTCGCGAACGCGGTTGCCGAGTTGTGCTGACCAGCCCGTATCTGCCCCGCGAACTGAACGGCATTGACAGCCAGTTGGTTTCACGCTTCTGTTCCGGTTTTCTGGCCAACATAGAACGCCCGGATCTGCAGACCCGCCGGCTCATCGTGCAGGAGAAGGCGCGCAAGCTGCAGGTTGATGTTCCCGTGGAGGTTTCCGACCTGCTGGCCGAGCGCATCACCACGGACATCCGCCAGCTGGAAAGCTGCCTGAACAATCTTGTGCTCAAGGCGCGGCTGCTCAATCGGGCTGTTACCATGGACCTTGCCTGGGACGTGCTGGAGAATTACGCAGCAGCCAACGCCTCCCCGGATTTCCGGCATATCATTGATTTTGTCTGCAAGAGTTACGACCTTTCTGAAGACCAGCTCGTATCCAAAAGTCGCAAGCGGCAGATTGTGCTGGCACGTAATACCGCCTTCTATCTGGCACGCAAGCACACGGACCTTTCCCTCAAGGCCATCGGCGACAAATTGGGACGCCGACATTCCACGGTGCTCAAGGGCATCACCAATCTGGAGCGCGAGATTTCCAGCAAGACCCCTCTGGGCAGGCAGATATCCCAGACCGTGGACCGCCTTACGGCCTGA